CACCGAGTTCAGATGCTTCGAGATCTCAAAAATGGTGTAGAGATCGAAGATTTTACGCTTCAGCCGTTTGTTGGCCTCGGTCAGCTCCGCCAACTGGGTCGGCGGGTTTACGCGTTCGGGATCGGCGCCGGTCTGATTCGTCTGCTTAGCCATTCATTAAGGTTATATCGGCAACTGTCAGCGCAAGTTGCCCGCGGTCGCGCAGTTTGTGCAGGCGCTGGATCGCCGCGCCTACGGTATAGTGTGATCCGCAGATTAATACGATGTCAGTGGCGCCGGCTAATTGCAGGATTCGATCGACAGCATCGGCAACGGACAGTTTGACATCAAAGTCGATGCCGGCGCCGACCGCCGCCCAGATGACACCTTCGATCTCGGCGGCACGATGCGACTCCGGCCGGGTCAGGACCGCGCGGCGCGTGATGCGCGCGAGTATCTTCATGATCACATCGTGATCCGGCCGTTCCAGGAATCCACACAAGACCAGGGCTTTGCGACCGGGAAACGCCCGCTGAAACGTTCGCGTCAAGGCCCGCATGCCGTCGGCGTTATGCGCCACGTCGAGCACGATCGTCGGCCGGCGGCTGACGACTTGGAAGCGCGCCGGCCAGCGGCAGTGCTTCAGTCCCCGCCGAATCGCCGCATCCGAGATCTTCAGACCGCGGCGCCTCAGTTGCTCGATGGCCTTCAGGACGACGGCCAGATTCGCCAATTGATGCTCGCCCGGCAGGCTAAGCACGACGGGCGTGGGCGTATTACCGTTCAGCGCAATGCGGGCGAGCATGTCGCGGCCGCGATACTGAACCTCCGCAACCGCCGGACGCGCGCGCCACAGTCGCGTGCCGCGCTCCCGGCAGACGTCACGGAAATACCGGAGCAGTTCGGGGCGCCGCTCACCGGTGACGAGGGGAATGGCGGTCTTGATGATGCCGGCCTTTTCCCGCGCGATTTCGGTCAGCGACTTGCCCAGGATCTTGGTGTGGTCGTAGTCGATGTGCGTAATGATCGACACCTCCGGCAGCAGCACATTGGTCGCATCGAGGCGTCCACCCAGGCCGACCTCAATCACCGCGATCTCGACGCACTGCTTGCGAAAGTACCAGAGGGCCAGCGCCGTCGACAACTCGAAAAACGTAACGCGCGCGTCGCGGATGAACTGCTGTTGTTCGTCGACAAACTGCGCCAACGAGCGTTTGTCGATGTTGCCGCCCGAGGTCCGCACCCGCTCGCGAA
This genomic interval from Candidatus Zixiibacteriota bacterium contains the following:
- a CDS encoding bifunctional folylpolyglutamate synthase/dihydrofolate synthase, giving the protein MRYDDAIKFIFNLELFGIKMGLDNITRFLARLGDPQNSYKTVHVAGTNGKGSVSSMLFAILDAAGYRCGVFTSPHLVDFRERVRTSGGNIDKRSLAQFVDEQQQFIRDARVTFFELSTALALWYFRKQCVEIAVIEVGLGGRLDATNVLLPEVSIITHIDYDHTKILGKSLTEIAREKAGIIKTAIPLVTGERRPELLRYFRDVCRERGTRLWRARPAVAEVQYRGRDMLARIALNGNTPTPVVLSLPGEHQLANLAVVLKAIEQLRRRGLKISDAAIRRGLKHCRWPARFQVVSRRPTIVLDVAHNADGMRALTRTFQRAFPGRKALVLCGFLERPDHDVIMKILARITRRAVLTRPESHRAAEIEGVIWAAVGAGIDFDVKLSVADAVDRILQLAGATDIVLICGSHYTVGAAIQRLHKLRDRGQLALTVADITLMNG